The following are from one region of the Nymphaea colorata isolate Beijing-Zhang1983 chromosome 7, ASM883128v2, whole genome shotgun sequence genome:
- the LOC116256995 gene encoding uncharacterized protein LOC116256995 has product MKNLYPKTKGKVHPSPSFPHSSSAAFSSASSASASASSGSGSDASSILKVLPAAILAMTTAMVMEDREVLAYLIARSLSSMLAQEEKRRWRRSQQHRPAFDCGCFDCYTSFWIRWDASPNRELIHDVIEAFEEHLAKAEGSAAAGKRAKGRRFSGKNRSFWISSGSDVAPVAVTDAVSAPEREDPPPPTALVKEEPPMEGESPPEERAVEDDEEGRGDAAAEAENDAGDARRVAAPSPGRSLVRKLVPDVMGFFASRLWAV; this is encoded by the coding sequence ATGAAGAATCTGTACCCCAAGACGAAGGGGAAGGTACACCCTTCTCCTTCGTTTCCTCACTCTTCTTCTGCCGCTTTTTCTTCGGCGTCGTCGGcatctgcttctgcttcttcgGGTTCTGGTTCGGATGCGTCGTCGATTCTGAAGGTGCTGCCGGCGGCAATCCTGGCGATGACGACGGCGATGGTGATGGAGGACCGCGAGGTGCTGGCGTACCTCATCGCGCGGTCGCTGAGCTCGATGCTGGCGCAGGAGGAGAAGCGGAGGTGGCGCCGGAGCCAGCAGCACCGCCCGGCGTTCGACTGCGGCTGCTTCGACTGCTACACGAGCTTCTGGATCCGGTGGGACGCCTCGCCCAACCGGGAGCTTATCCACGACGTGATCGAAGCATTCGAGGAGCATCTCGCCAAGGCCGAGGGCTCGGCTGCTGCGGGGAAGAGGGCCAAGGGAAGGAGGTTCTCGGGCAAGAATCGGTCGTTCTGGATTTCTTCGGGCTCCGATGTCGCTCCTGTCGCCGTCACGGACGCGGTTTCCGCGCCGGAGCGCGAGGATCCGCCTCCGCCGACCGCTCTGGTGAAGGAAGAGCCCCCGATGGAGGGAGAAAGCCCCCCCGAGGAGCGCGCTGTGGAGGACGATGAGGAAGGCCGGGGGGATGCAGCAGCTGAGGCGGAGAACGACGCCGGGGACGCCCGGAGGGTCGCGGCGCCGTCCCCTGGCCGAAGCTTGGTGAGGAAGCTTGTTCCGGACGTGATGGGCTTCTTTGCTTCCCGTTTATGGGCTGTTTGA